The following coding sequences are from one Pelmatolapia mariae isolate MD_Pm_ZW linkage group LG4, Pm_UMD_F_2, whole genome shotgun sequence window:
- the LOC134625873 gene encoding threonine-rich protein-like isoform X7 — MTTCNTTKAESESKGARMDQHLSKFAKITEGIMTSHGCYLCLLLLSVILIEPSEAGCMNHFKKADWKKTTIDKLPENIPVKIMNKSEDIVVCSLMKDEDCIDKTEETCFLRECFGDYKPPCNETDKNISVPFYHFMCLTDIAKGLRDKTNETNGGSLKPTAEEVCKVYEKVCKRDSPNPEATTNKTTSTPSATTTPTTEATTNKTTATPCATTTPTTEATTNKTTSTPSATTTPTTEATTNKTTATPSATTTPTTEATTNKTTATPSATTTPTTEATTNKTTATPSATTTPTTTEATTNKTTATPSATTTTPTTEATTNKTTSTPCATTTPTTEATTKKPQVSTTAVSTITTPSSPLNLQQKDGAEKKESNLQIIIGVLIFTNFLWAVAFYMYTQRLQRSNEIPNLKEEEAMTVRNTFRSDIGEGSILLMTPESSIIINSPETTIIESLCPQGTHL, encoded by the exons ATGACGACATGCAACACTACAAAAgctgaaagtgaaagtaaaggTGCCAGAATGGATCAGCACCTCTCCAAG TTTGCAAAGATCACAGAGGGCATCATGACGTCACACGGCTGTTATCTCTGCCTGTTGCTTTTAAGC GTAATCCTGATCGAGCCATCAGAAGCAGGTTGTATGAACCACTTCAAAAAAGCAGACTGG AAGAAAACTACAATAGACAAGCTCCCAGAGAATATTCCTGTCAAAATAATGAACAAGTCTGAG GACATCGTTGTATGTAGTTTAATGAAAGACGAAGACTGTATAGACAAAACAGAAGAAACCTGTTTTCTACGGGAGTGTTTTGGG GACTATAAACCGCCATGTAACGAGACGGATAAGAACATCAGTGTCCCTTTCTATCACTTCATGTGCTTGACAGATATAGCCAAGGGTCTACGAG acaaaacaaatgaaacaaatggaGGATCACTAAAACCCACTGCAGAAGAAGTCTGTAAAGTGTACg aAAAAGTGTGTAAGCGAGATTCTCCCAACCCAG AAGCAACAACAAATAAGACAACATCGACACCTTctgcaacaacaacaccaaccaCAGAAGCAACAACAAATAAGACAACAGCGACACCTTGtgcaacaacaacaccaaccaCAGAAGCAACAACAAATAAGACAACATCGACACCTTctgcaacaacaacaccaaccaCAGAAGCAACAACAAATAAGACAACAGCGACACCTTctgcaacaacaacaccaaccaCAGAAGCAACAACAAATAAGACAACAGCGACACCTTctgcaacaacaacaccaaccaCAGAAGCAACAACAAATAAGACAACAGCGACACCTTctgcaacaacaacaccaacaacCACAGAAGCAACAACAAATAAGACAACAGCGACACCttctgcaacaacaacaacaccaaccaCAGAAGCAACAACAAATAAGACAACATCGACACCTTGtgcaacaacaacaccaaccacagaagcaacaacaaaaaaaccacaagTATCAACAACAGCAGTTTCAACAATAACAACTCCATCATCCCCGTTGAATTTACAACAGAAGGATG gtgctgaaaaaaaagagagca ACTTACAGATTATAATAGGTGTCCTTATCTTCACCAACTTCCTTTGGGCGGTGGCTTTTTACATGTACACGCAGAGACTTCAAAGGAGTAACGAG attcCAAACTTGAAAGAAGAAGAGGCGATGACAGTG cGTAACACATTTCGCAGCGACATTGGAGAGGGTTCCATTTTATTAATG ACACCTGAAAGTTCCATCATCATAAATTCACCTGAAACCACCATAATTGAAAGCCTTTGCCCACAAGGAACACATCTTTAG
- the LOC134625873 gene encoding uncharacterized protein LOC134625873 isoform X3, giving the protein MTTCNTTKAESESKGARMDQHLSKFAKITEGIMTSHGCYLCLLLLSVILIEPSEAGCMNHFKKADWKKTTIDKLPENIPVKIMNKSEDIVVCSLMKDEDCIDKTEETCFLRECFGDYKPPCNETDKNISVPFYHFMCLTDIAKGLRDKTNETNGGSLKPTAEEVCKVYEKVCKRDSPNPAAKTTTPTACTTTTPSTEATTNKTTSTPSATTTPTTEATTNKTTATPCATTTPTTEATTNKTTSTPSATTTPTTEATTNKTTATPSATTTPTTEATTNKTTATPSATTTPTTEATTNKTTATPSATTTPTTTEATTNKTTATPSATTTTPTTEATTNKTTSTPCATTTPTTEATTKKPQVSTTAVSTITTPSSPLNLQQKDGAEKKESNLQIIIGVLIFTNFLWAVAFYMYTQRLQRSNEIPNLKEEEAMTVRNTFRSDIGEGSILLMTPESSIIINSPETTIIESLCPQGTHL; this is encoded by the exons ATGACGACATGCAACACTACAAAAgctgaaagtgaaagtaaaggTGCCAGAATGGATCAGCACCTCTCCAAG TTTGCAAAGATCACAGAGGGCATCATGACGTCACACGGCTGTTATCTCTGCCTGTTGCTTTTAAGC GTAATCCTGATCGAGCCATCAGAAGCAGGTTGTATGAACCACTTCAAAAAAGCAGACTGG AAGAAAACTACAATAGACAAGCTCCCAGAGAATATTCCTGTCAAAATAATGAACAAGTCTGAG GACATCGTTGTATGTAGTTTAATGAAAGACGAAGACTGTATAGACAAAACAGAAGAAACCTGTTTTCTACGGGAGTGTTTTGGG GACTATAAACCGCCATGTAACGAGACGGATAAGAACATCAGTGTCCCTTTCTATCACTTCATGTGCTTGACAGATATAGCCAAGGGTCTACGAG acaaaacaaatgaaacaaatggaGGATCACTAAAACCCACTGCAGAAGAAGTCTGTAAAGTGTACg aAAAAGTGTGTAAGCGAGATTCTCCCAACCCAG cagcaaaaacGACAACACCAACAGCTTGTACTACTACAACACCATCCACAGAAGCAACAACAAATAAGACAACATCGACACCTTctgcaacaacaacaccaaccaCAGAAGCAACAACAAATAAGACAACAGCGACACCTTGtgcaacaacaacaccaaccaCAGAAGCAACAACAAATAAGACAACATCGACACCTTctgcaacaacaacaccaaccaCAGAAGCAACAACAAATAAGACAACAGCGACACCTTctgcaacaacaacaccaaccaCAGAAGCAACAACAAATAAGACAACAGCGACACCTTctgcaacaacaacaccaaccaCAGAAGCAACAACAAATAAGACAACAGCGACACCTTctgcaacaacaacaccaacaacCACAGAAGCAACAACAAATAAGACAACAGCGACACCttctgcaacaacaacaacaccaaccaCAGAAGCAACAACAAATAAGACAACATCGACACCTTGtgcaacaacaacaccaaccacagaagcaacaacaaaaaaaccacaagTATCAACAACAGCAGTTTCAACAATAACAACTCCATCATCCCCGTTGAATTTACAACAGAAGGATG gtgctgaaaaaaaagagagca ACTTACAGATTATAATAGGTGTCCTTATCTTCACCAACTTCCTTTGGGCGGTGGCTTTTTACATGTACACGCAGAGACTTCAAAGGAGTAACGAG attcCAAACTTGAAAGAAGAAGAGGCGATGACAGTG cGTAACACATTTCGCAGCGACATTGGAGAGGGTTCCATTTTATTAATG ACACCTGAAAGTTCCATCATCATAAATTCACCTGAAACCACCATAATTGAAAGCCTTTGCCCACAAGGAACACATCTTTAG
- the LOC134625873 gene encoding salivary glue protein Sgs-3-like isoform X5: MTTCNTTKAESESKGARMDQHLSKFAKITEGIMTSHGCYLCLLLLSVILIEPSEAGCMNHFKKADWKKTTIDKLPENIPVKIMNKSEDIVVCSLMKDEDCIDKTEETCFLRECFGDYKPPCNETDKNISVPFYHFMCLTDIAKGLRDKTNETNGGSLKPTAEEVCKVYEKVCKRDSPNPDCCSFCSFSAAKTTTPTACTTTTPSTEATTNKTTSTPSATTTPTTEATTNKTTATPCATTTPTTEATTNKTTSTPSATTTPTTEATTNKTTATPSATTTPTTEATTNKTTATPSATTTPTTEATTNKTTATPSATTTPTTTEATTNKTTATPSATTTTPTTEATTNKTTSTPCATTTPTTEATTKKPQVSTTAVSTITTPSSPLNLQQKDGAEKKESNLQIIIGVLIFTNFLWAVAFYMYTQRLQRSNEIPNLKEEEAMTNLGTRICSPDEVKVVCECLLAQRRINL; encoded by the exons ATGACGACATGCAACACTACAAAAgctgaaagtgaaagtaaaggTGCCAGAATGGATCAGCACCTCTCCAAG TTTGCAAAGATCACAGAGGGCATCATGACGTCACACGGCTGTTATCTCTGCCTGTTGCTTTTAAGC GTAATCCTGATCGAGCCATCAGAAGCAGGTTGTATGAACCACTTCAAAAAAGCAGACTGG AAGAAAACTACAATAGACAAGCTCCCAGAGAATATTCCTGTCAAAATAATGAACAAGTCTGAG GACATCGTTGTATGTAGTTTAATGAAAGACGAAGACTGTATAGACAAAACAGAAGAAACCTGTTTTCTACGGGAGTGTTTTGGG GACTATAAACCGCCATGTAACGAGACGGATAAGAACATCAGTGTCCCTTTCTATCACTTCATGTGCTTGACAGATATAGCCAAGGGTCTACGAG acaaaacaaatgaaacaaatggaGGATCACTAAAACCCACTGCAGAAGAAGTCTGTAAAGTGTACg aAAAAGTGTGTAAGCGAGATTCTCCCAACCCAG ACTGCTGttctttttgcagcttttcag cagcaaaaacGACAACACCAACAGCTTGTACTACTACAACACCATCCACAGAAGCAACAACAAATAAGACAACATCGACACCTTctgcaacaacaacaccaaccaCAGAAGCAACAACAAATAAGACAACAGCGACACCTTGtgcaacaacaacaccaaccaCAGAAGCAACAACAAATAAGACAACATCGACACCTTctgcaacaacaacaccaaccaCAGAAGCAACAACAAATAAGACAACAGCGACACCTTctgcaacaacaacaccaaccaCAGAAGCAACAACAAATAAGACAACAGCGACACCTTctgcaacaacaacaccaaccaCAGAAGCAACAACAAATAAGACAACAGCGACACCTTctgcaacaacaacaccaacaacCACAGAAGCAACAACAAATAAGACAACAGCGACACCttctgcaacaacaacaacaccaaccaCAGAAGCAACAACAAATAAGACAACATCGACACCTTGtgcaacaacaacaccaaccacagaagcaacaacaaaaaaaccacaagTATCAACAACAGCAGTTTCAACAATAACAACTCCATCATCCCCGTTGAATTTACAACAGAAGGATG gtgctgaaaaaaaagagagca ACTTACAGATTATAATAGGTGTCCTTATCTTCACCAACTTCCTTTGGGCGGTGGCTTTTTACATGTACACGCAGAGACTTCAAAGGAGTAACGAG attcCAAACTTGAAAGAAGAAGAGGCGATGACA AATCTGGGTACGAGGATCTGCTCTCCAGATGAAGTAAAGGTGGTCTGTGAATGCCTCTTAGCCCAAAGGAGGATAAACTTGTGA
- the LOC134625873 gene encoding mucin-17-like isoform X4 — MTTCNTTKAESESKGARMDQHLSKFAKITEGIMTSHGCYLCLLLLSVILIEPSEAGCMNHFKKADWKKTTIDKLPENIPVKIMNKSEDIVVCSLMKDEDCIDKTEETCFLRECFGDYKPPCNETDKNISVPFYHFMCLTDIAKGLRDKTNETNGGSLKPTAEEVCKVYEKVCKRDSPNPAKTTTPTACTTTTPSTEATTNKTTSTPSATTTPTTEATTNKTTATPCATTTPTTEATTNKTTSTPSATTTPTTEATTNKTTATPSATTTPTTEATTNKTTATPSATTTPTTEATTNKTTATPSATTTPTTTEATTNKTTATPSATTTTPTTEATTNKTTSTPCATTTPTTEATTKKPQVSTTAVSTITTPSSPLNLQQKDGAEKKESNLQIIIGVLIFTNFLWAVAFYMYTQRLQRSNEIPNLKEEEAMTVRNTFRSDIGEGSILLMTPESSIIINSPETTIIESLCPQGTHL; from the exons ATGACGACATGCAACACTACAAAAgctgaaagtgaaagtaaaggTGCCAGAATGGATCAGCACCTCTCCAAG TTTGCAAAGATCACAGAGGGCATCATGACGTCACACGGCTGTTATCTCTGCCTGTTGCTTTTAAGC GTAATCCTGATCGAGCCATCAGAAGCAGGTTGTATGAACCACTTCAAAAAAGCAGACTGG AAGAAAACTACAATAGACAAGCTCCCAGAGAATATTCCTGTCAAAATAATGAACAAGTCTGAG GACATCGTTGTATGTAGTTTAATGAAAGACGAAGACTGTATAGACAAAACAGAAGAAACCTGTTTTCTACGGGAGTGTTTTGGG GACTATAAACCGCCATGTAACGAGACGGATAAGAACATCAGTGTCCCTTTCTATCACTTCATGTGCTTGACAGATATAGCCAAGGGTCTACGAG acaaaacaaatgaaacaaatggaGGATCACTAAAACCCACTGCAGAAGAAGTCTGTAAAGTGTACg aAAAAGTGTGTAAGCGAGATTCTCCCAACCCAG caaaaacGACAACACCAACAGCTTGTACTACTACAACACCATCCACAGAAGCAACAACAAATAAGACAACATCGACACCTTctgcaacaacaacaccaaccaCAGAAGCAACAACAAATAAGACAACAGCGACACCTTGtgcaacaacaacaccaaccaCAGAAGCAACAACAAATAAGACAACATCGACACCTTctgcaacaacaacaccaaccaCAGAAGCAACAACAAATAAGACAACAGCGACACCTTctgcaacaacaacaccaaccaCAGAAGCAACAACAAATAAGACAACAGCGACACCTTctgcaacaacaacaccaaccaCAGAAGCAACAACAAATAAGACAACAGCGACACCTTctgcaacaacaacaccaacaacCACAGAAGCAACAACAAATAAGACAACAGCGACACCttctgcaacaacaacaacaccaaccaCAGAAGCAACAACAAATAAGACAACATCGACACCTTGtgcaacaacaacaccaaccacagaagcaacaacaaaaaaaccacaagTATCAACAACAGCAGTTTCAACAATAACAACTCCATCATCCCCGTTGAATTTACAACAGAAGGATG gtgctgaaaaaaaagagagca ACTTACAGATTATAATAGGTGTCCTTATCTTCACCAACTTCCTTTGGGCGGTGGCTTTTTACATGTACACGCAGAGACTTCAAAGGAGTAACGAG attcCAAACTTGAAAGAAGAAGAGGCGATGACAGTG cGTAACACATTTCGCAGCGACATTGGAGAGGGTTCCATTTTATTAATG ACACCTGAAAGTTCCATCATCATAAATTCACCTGAAACCACCATAATTGAAAGCCTTTGCCCACAAGGAACACATCTTTAG
- the LOC134625873 gene encoding mucin-17-like isoform X2, translated as MTTCNTTKAESESKGARMDQHLSKFAKITEGIMTSHGCYLCLLLLSVILIEPSEAGCMNHFKKADWKKTTIDKLPENIPVKIMNKSEDIVVCSLMKDEDCIDKTEETCFLRECFGDYKPPCNETDKNISVPFYHFMCLTDIAKGLRDKTNETNGGSLKPTAEEVCKVYEKVCKRDSPNPDCCSFCSFSAKTTTPTACTTTTPSTEATTNKTTSTPSATTTPTTEATTNKTTATPCATTTPTTEATTNKTTSTPSATTTPTTEATTNKTTATPSATTTPTTEATTNKTTATPSATTTPTTEATTNKTTATPSATTTPTTTEATTNKTTATPSATTTTPTTEATTNKTTSTPCATTTPTTEATTKKPQVSTTAVSTITTPSSPLNLQQKDGAEKKESNLQIIIGVLIFTNFLWAVAFYMYTQRLQRSNEIPNLKEEEAMTVRNTFRSDIGEGSILLMTPESSIIINSPETTIIESLCPQGTHL; from the exons ATGACGACATGCAACACTACAAAAgctgaaagtgaaagtaaaggTGCCAGAATGGATCAGCACCTCTCCAAG TTTGCAAAGATCACAGAGGGCATCATGACGTCACACGGCTGTTATCTCTGCCTGTTGCTTTTAAGC GTAATCCTGATCGAGCCATCAGAAGCAGGTTGTATGAACCACTTCAAAAAAGCAGACTGG AAGAAAACTACAATAGACAAGCTCCCAGAGAATATTCCTGTCAAAATAATGAACAAGTCTGAG GACATCGTTGTATGTAGTTTAATGAAAGACGAAGACTGTATAGACAAAACAGAAGAAACCTGTTTTCTACGGGAGTGTTTTGGG GACTATAAACCGCCATGTAACGAGACGGATAAGAACATCAGTGTCCCTTTCTATCACTTCATGTGCTTGACAGATATAGCCAAGGGTCTACGAG acaaaacaaatgaaacaaatggaGGATCACTAAAACCCACTGCAGAAGAAGTCTGTAAAGTGTACg aAAAAGTGTGTAAGCGAGATTCTCCCAACCCAG ACTGCTGttctttttgcagcttttcag caaaaacGACAACACCAACAGCTTGTACTACTACAACACCATCCACAGAAGCAACAACAAATAAGACAACATCGACACCTTctgcaacaacaacaccaaccaCAGAAGCAACAACAAATAAGACAACAGCGACACCTTGtgcaacaacaacaccaaccaCAGAAGCAACAACAAATAAGACAACATCGACACCTTctgcaacaacaacaccaaccaCAGAAGCAACAACAAATAAGACAACAGCGACACCTTctgcaacaacaacaccaaccaCAGAAGCAACAACAAATAAGACAACAGCGACACCTTctgcaacaacaacaccaaccaCAGAAGCAACAACAAATAAGACAACAGCGACACCTTctgcaacaacaacaccaacaacCACAGAAGCAACAACAAATAAGACAACAGCGACACCttctgcaacaacaacaacaccaaccaCAGAAGCAACAACAAATAAGACAACATCGACACCTTGtgcaacaacaacaccaaccacagaagcaacaacaaaaaaaccacaagTATCAACAACAGCAGTTTCAACAATAACAACTCCATCATCCCCGTTGAATTTACAACAGAAGGATG gtgctgaaaaaaaagagagca ACTTACAGATTATAATAGGTGTCCTTATCTTCACCAACTTCCTTTGGGCGGTGGCTTTTTACATGTACACGCAGAGACTTCAAAGGAGTAACGAG attcCAAACTTGAAAGAAGAAGAGGCGATGACAGTG cGTAACACATTTCGCAGCGACATTGGAGAGGGTTCCATTTTATTAATG ACACCTGAAAGTTCCATCATCATAAATTCACCTGAAACCACCATAATTGAAAGCCTTTGCCCACAAGGAACACATCTTTAG
- the LOC134625873 gene encoding threonine-rich protein-like isoform X6, whose translation MTTCNTTKAESESKGARMDQHLSKFAKITEGIMTSHGCYLCLLLLSVILIEPSEAGCMNHFKKADWKKTTIDKLPENIPVKIMNKSEDIVVCSLMKDEDCIDKTEETCFLRECFGDYKPPCNETDKNISVPFYHFMCLTDIAKGLRDKTNETNGGSLKPTAEEVCKVYEKVCKRDSPNPDCCSFCSFSEATTNKTTSTPSATTTPTTEATTNKTTATPCATTTPTTEATTNKTTSTPSATTTPTTEATTNKTTATPSATTTPTTEATTNKTTATPSATTTPTTEATTNKTTATPSATTTPTTTEATTNKTTATPSATTTTPTTEATTNKTTSTPCATTTPTTEATTKKPQVSTTAVSTITTPSSPLNLQQKDGAEKKESNLQIIIGVLIFTNFLWAVAFYMYTQRLQRSNEIPNLKEEEAMTVRNTFRSDIGEGSILLMTPESSIIINSPETTIIESLCPQGTHL comes from the exons ATGACGACATGCAACACTACAAAAgctgaaagtgaaagtaaaggTGCCAGAATGGATCAGCACCTCTCCAAG TTTGCAAAGATCACAGAGGGCATCATGACGTCACACGGCTGTTATCTCTGCCTGTTGCTTTTAAGC GTAATCCTGATCGAGCCATCAGAAGCAGGTTGTATGAACCACTTCAAAAAAGCAGACTGG AAGAAAACTACAATAGACAAGCTCCCAGAGAATATTCCTGTCAAAATAATGAACAAGTCTGAG GACATCGTTGTATGTAGTTTAATGAAAGACGAAGACTGTATAGACAAAACAGAAGAAACCTGTTTTCTACGGGAGTGTTTTGGG GACTATAAACCGCCATGTAACGAGACGGATAAGAACATCAGTGTCCCTTTCTATCACTTCATGTGCTTGACAGATATAGCCAAGGGTCTACGAG acaaaacaaatgaaacaaatggaGGATCACTAAAACCCACTGCAGAAGAAGTCTGTAAAGTGTACg aAAAAGTGTGTAAGCGAGATTCTCCCAACCCAG ACTGCTGttctttttgcagcttttcag AAGCAACAACAAATAAGACAACATCGACACCTTctgcaacaacaacaccaaccaCAGAAGCAACAACAAATAAGACAACAGCGACACCTTGtgcaacaacaacaccaaccaCAGAAGCAACAACAAATAAGACAACATCGACACCTTctgcaacaacaacaccaaccaCAGAAGCAACAACAAATAAGACAACAGCGACACCTTctgcaacaacaacaccaaccaCAGAAGCAACAACAAATAAGACAACAGCGACACCTTctgcaacaacaacaccaaccaCAGAAGCAACAACAAATAAGACAACAGCGACACCTTctgcaacaacaacaccaacaacCACAGAAGCAACAACAAATAAGACAACAGCGACACCttctgcaacaacaacaacaccaaccaCAGAAGCAACAACAAATAAGACAACATCGACACCTTGtgcaacaacaacaccaaccacagaagcaacaacaaaaaaaccacaagTATCAACAACAGCAGTTTCAACAATAACAACTCCATCATCCCCGTTGAATTTACAACAGAAGGATG gtgctgaaaaaaaagagagca ACTTACAGATTATAATAGGTGTCCTTATCTTCACCAACTTCCTTTGGGCGGTGGCTTTTTACATGTACACGCAGAGACTTCAAAGGAGTAACGAG attcCAAACTTGAAAGAAGAAGAGGCGATGACAGTG cGTAACACATTTCGCAGCGACATTGGAGAGGGTTCCATTTTATTAATG ACACCTGAAAGTTCCATCATCATAAATTCACCTGAAACCACCATAATTGAAAGCCTTTGCCCACAAGGAACACATCTTTAG
- the LOC134625873 gene encoding mucin-17-like isoform X1 gives MTTCNTTKAESESKGARMDQHLSKFAKITEGIMTSHGCYLCLLLLSVILIEPSEAGCMNHFKKADWKKTTIDKLPENIPVKIMNKSEDIVVCSLMKDEDCIDKTEETCFLRECFGDYKPPCNETDKNISVPFYHFMCLTDIAKGLRDKTNETNGGSLKPTAEEVCKVYEKVCKRDSPNPDCCSFCSFSAAKTTTPTACTTTTPSTEATTNKTTSTPSATTTPTTEATTNKTTATPCATTTPTTEATTNKTTSTPSATTTPTTEATTNKTTATPSATTTPTTEATTNKTTATPSATTTPTTEATTNKTTATPSATTTPTTTEATTNKTTATPSATTTTPTTEATTNKTTSTPCATTTPTTEATTKKPQVSTTAVSTITTPSSPLNLQQKDGAEKKESNLQIIIGVLIFTNFLWAVAFYMYTQRLQRSNEIPNLKEEEAMTVRNTFRSDIGEGSILLMTPESSIIINSPETTIIESLCPQGTHL, from the exons ATGACGACATGCAACACTACAAAAgctgaaagtgaaagtaaaggTGCCAGAATGGATCAGCACCTCTCCAAG TTTGCAAAGATCACAGAGGGCATCATGACGTCACACGGCTGTTATCTCTGCCTGTTGCTTTTAAGC GTAATCCTGATCGAGCCATCAGAAGCAGGTTGTATGAACCACTTCAAAAAAGCAGACTGG AAGAAAACTACAATAGACAAGCTCCCAGAGAATATTCCTGTCAAAATAATGAACAAGTCTGAG GACATCGTTGTATGTAGTTTAATGAAAGACGAAGACTGTATAGACAAAACAGAAGAAACCTGTTTTCTACGGGAGTGTTTTGGG GACTATAAACCGCCATGTAACGAGACGGATAAGAACATCAGTGTCCCTTTCTATCACTTCATGTGCTTGACAGATATAGCCAAGGGTCTACGAG acaaaacaaatgaaacaaatggaGGATCACTAAAACCCACTGCAGAAGAAGTCTGTAAAGTGTACg aAAAAGTGTGTAAGCGAGATTCTCCCAACCCAG ACTGCTGttctttttgcagcttttcag cagcaaaaacGACAACACCAACAGCTTGTACTACTACAACACCATCCACAGAAGCAACAACAAATAAGACAACATCGACACCTTctgcaacaacaacaccaaccaCAGAAGCAACAACAAATAAGACAACAGCGACACCTTGtgcaacaacaacaccaaccaCAGAAGCAACAACAAATAAGACAACATCGACACCTTctgcaacaacaacaccaaccaCAGAAGCAACAACAAATAAGACAACAGCGACACCTTctgcaacaacaacaccaaccaCAGAAGCAACAACAAATAAGACAACAGCGACACCTTctgcaacaacaacaccaaccaCAGAAGCAACAACAAATAAGACAACAGCGACACCTTctgcaacaacaacaccaacaacCACAGAAGCAACAACAAATAAGACAACAGCGACACCttctgcaacaacaacaacaccaaccaCAGAAGCAACAACAAATAAGACAACATCGACACCTTGtgcaacaacaacaccaaccacagaagcaacaacaaaaaaaccacaagTATCAACAACAGCAGTTTCAACAATAACAACTCCATCATCCCCGTTGAATTTACAACAGAAGGATG gtgctgaaaaaaaagagagca ACTTACAGATTATAATAGGTGTCCTTATCTTCACCAACTTCCTTTGGGCGGTGGCTTTTTACATGTACACGCAGAGACTTCAAAGGAGTAACGAG attcCAAACTTGAAAGAAGAAGAGGCGATGACAGTG cGTAACACATTTCGCAGCGACATTGGAGAGGGTTCCATTTTATTAATG ACACCTGAAAGTTCCATCATCATAAATTCACCTGAAACCACCATAATTGAAAGCCTTTGCCCACAAGGAACACATCTTTAG